ATTGAACATGTCGAACTGGTCGTTGGTTCGCATGTTGTCGGAATTGGTCCCTGGCGAGTCATAACCGACGTTCGGTGCGCGGCGTACGCGCCGCTGGCCTGCATTGTAGATCCAGGCATTGCGCGGCTCCTTCACCTGGTCGAGGGTTTCCTGGACCAGGAGAATGGAACCGGCAAGACGAGCGGGTGCGAGGGTGGCCTGCTTGTAGTACAGCAGCGTGTTGCCCAGGCTTTTCTCGGTGGTGTCAGGAAGCGCGTAGAGAAAGAGGAACGAGTCCTCAAACTCGACGAGCGAGTAGGCGCCGTTTCGCTGGGGGGCTGCCTGCGCAATCCGCCTGATGGCGCTCTCGCCGCGATAGCGGCACAGGTGATTCCAAATGACGTGGAGGCCTTCGGTCGGAACCGGGAAGGGCACCCCAATCAGGGCGCCCTGAATGCCATTGCCCTCGGCCGTGAGCTTGGCTGTCTCGGCGTTGCGGGCGGTCGCGTCGTAGACATGCTGGGGGAACGATGCACTTCGACGAGTCGGGTAGACGACCAGCTTGTAGTCGTCGTAGGCCTTGAGCAGGGCGATGTTGCCGGCAGTCAGTTTGTCCGCGTATTGGTCGAGATTGGCGGCGGTGATCGTCGCGATAGCCGTATCTTGGACGAAAGGGTCGGCGTGATGGTCGCCCGTCTTGTAGCCGGTGAGCGGGGCGGTGATTCCACCGGTCCACGCCGGAATGGTACCGTCGGCATTAGCGGCGCGTTCCGCACCCATCGGGGTGAGGTTTGCATCGAGAGCTGCGTTGACTTGTACGCCTGCCAATAGTGAGCCGCAGGCGACGGTGAGGAGGAGGGTCCGCATGGCCTTAGAAGGAGTATTTGAGGGTGGTGGAGACAAAATCACGGTCAGCTATCAGATTGTAGCGACCGCCGCCGAAGAAATTCACGTAGCGTAGCTCCCAAGACCAAGAGTTCTGCCAGGTGAACTCCGCCACCAGGTTAATCGACTTTCGGCCGCGCACGAAATTGCCAAGTGGGAGGGGGGAGTTGCCAGAGACATCGTGGACAAACGCGACCGCCGGCAGCAGGTTGATCCCGCCAGGGAGGTTGTTGTACTCCAGCCGAACTGCCGTTTGGTAGCCCCAGGAGAACGGATCCGCAAAGGCGGAAGCAGGTGTGGCCGGCAGCGGATTGCCAGTACCGTTCATGGCCGCCTGGCTCCCACTCGTGAAGGTACCAGGCGCATCGTAGCGCAATTCAGATTGGGCGGGAAGATCCGGAACCCAGAGTCCGCCAACTTCCGCAATGATTGTCGTCTGGTTCGAACCGAACATCGGGCCAAATACCTTCGTGAAGGTGGATTGTGCGGTCCAAACCCCTTCCCGGCGGAAGCCTTGAATGGGAGCGCCGAAACGGCCTGCGTAGTTGCCGAGCTGATTGTTCGTCCCGAATGCCGAGCCGCCCGGGGTGTCGAGGGCCGACAGCGCCGCGAAAAGAAGTTCCACGTCGTCGACCTGAAGGGGCACATTGTGTTTGTAAGCCACTTCTCCTTGCCACGCGATGCCAGTGCGTCCCAGCATCGTGTTGAACGAAGCGCCCAGCATCCGAATATCCTCAGGGAATTCGATCTGGTAACGTCCCGTCCCGGCCGCCGTGAGGAGAGCAATTTGGCGTGCTCCCGCGATTGCTGCCTTGGTGCTTTCTGCCTGGAGCAGAGCCACCTGGCCGGGCGTCAGTGCCCCGGGGTTCGTAAGTGAAAGACGTAGCAGATTAAACAGCGCGGCGGCCTGCCCGGCTGCCTGTCCCGGGGCAATACCGCCGCGGATGAGCGCTGCAGTGAGCGGGCCCGTCAGGTCGGGGTTGATGCCCTGCGTCGGTGTGATTGCGCTGATGACGGGCAGGCGACTGTGGTAATTGGCGAAGTACAGGCCTACCTCCGTATCGTTGAGGTTTGGCAATGAGATGCGCAGGTCGGCTCCGTATTGCTTCAGCCCGTTTCCACGTTTGTCGCCCGCGCGCGAGATCGCGCCGAAGGGGCTGTTGTCAGCGATCTGGCCAAACCCAAGGTAGACATATTTTCCGCCACGGCTGGCAAAGTCACTTGTGCTGAAATACGAGCCGACGGGATCGATCTCCGTGCGCTTGTATTCCAGGAGCCAGAAGGCACCGAGGGACACTGTATCCGAAAATGAATACGACGCCCGCGCCATGTTCACCGGCAGGAGCGCCTCGCGAAGCTCGGCACCGGGGGTGCGGAGACGGGAGACGTCCACGGGGTTGATTACATTGAGTCCGTTGGGGATGAACGTGCTCTCTCCGAGGTTGAGCACCTGCCGACCGAAGCGAAGGTCAAGCGTGCGCCCGAAGACCTCCCAGTCGCCACGGATGTAGGCGTCGAGGAATTGCGCATCCTTGCCCACGCGCTCAAGCGCCTCGTCCGAAAGGGCGGTGCGCCGCCTTGCGCGATCGCTGTTCTCCATGTCGTAGAAATAGGTTCCCCGCACAAAAGCGCCGAGATTACGCCATTTCATCTCAAGTTCATGCGTACCCTTGAACACTTTAGAGGCAACTCCACGACCATAGTTAAGGTTGCCGTCATCGGCATTGACCGACAGCTGCTGGCCGCCATTGGCCGAGCCGTAATAGAGCGGAGACGGGTCATGCAGACGATAGAGCACTCCCGCGGAAAACGTGGAGTCAAATGTCGCGTGGAAGTCCTTGTTGTCGTACGTCGCGGCAAGTGCCGGTGCAGTCATCAGCAGCGCAAGGAAAGGCGTGCTGCGGGTAGGCCTGGAATTTTTCATTCAGGAGAGCAAAACTCTTCGCCAGGCGATGGGGTGTTCGCCTGCTTCTGCCAAGCGAAGTCCAACCTGCCGTTGTCAGCAAGGCAGAAAGCGGCGCGCCGTCTGTGCTTTTCTGTGCAAAAATTGGTTTTCGCACTTTGACGCGGCGAACGTTGGTGGTGAGACTATGGGTTCATGTCCATGCAGGCGGCCACGCAT
This portion of the Opitutaceae bacterium genome encodes:
- a CDS encoding DUF1329 domain-containing protein, with product MRTLLLTVACGSLLAGVQVNAALDANLTPMGAERAANADGTIPAWTGGITAPLTGYKTGDHHADPFVQDTAIATITAANLDQYADKLTAGNIALLKAYDDYKLVVYPTRRSASFPQHVYDATARNAETAKLTAEGNGIQGALIGVPFPVPTEGLHVIWNHLCRYRGESAIRRIAQAAPQRNGAYSLVEFEDSFLFLYALPDTTEKSLGNTLLYYKQATLAPARLAGSILLVQETLDQVKEPRNAWIYNAGQRRVRRAPNVGYDSPGTNSDNMRTNDQFDMFNGAPDRYDWKLLGKREMIVPYNSYRLHAKGVSYDDILKPRHINQDLARYELHRVWVVEATLKPGKSHVYARRTFYVDEDSWQVLVVDQYDQRGQIWRVSEAHCVNYYEVPLFWSTLEVHTDLQAGRYLAVGLDNQNPMYNFAAGLKREDFTPSALQREGVR
- a CDS encoding DUF1302 domain-containing protein; the encoded protein is MKNSRPTRSTPFLALLMTAPALAATYDNKDFHATFDSTFSAGVLYRLHDPSPLYYGSANGGQQLSVNADDGNLNYGRGVASKVFKGTHELEMKWRNLGAFVRGTYFYDMENSDRARRRTALSDEALERVGKDAQFLDAYIRGDWEVFGRTLDLRFGRQVLNLGESTFIPNGLNVINPVDVSRLRTPGAELREALLPVNMARASYSFSDTVSLGAFWLLEYKRTEIDPVGSYFSTSDFASRGGKYVYLGFGQIADNSPFGAISRAGDKRGNGLKQYGADLRISLPNLNDTEVGLYFANYHSRLPVISAITPTQGINPDLTGPLTAALIRGGIAPGQAAGQAAALFNLLRLSLTNPGALTPGQVALLQAESTKAAIAGARQIALLTAAGTGRYQIEFPEDIRMLGASFNTMLGRTGIAWQGEVAYKHNVPLQVDDVELLFAALSALDTPGGSAFGTNNQLGNYAGRFGAPIQGFRREGVWTAQSTFTKVFGPMFGSNQTTIIAEVGGLWVPDLPAQSELRYDAPGTFTSGSQAAMNGTGNPLPATPASAFADPFSWGYQTAVRLEYNNLPGGINLLPAVAFVHDVSGNSPLPLGNFVRGRKSINLVAEFTWQNSWSWELRYVNFFGGGRYNLIADRDFVSTTLKYSF